In the genome of Streptomyces sp. NBC_00259, the window ACGCTGATCAACGTCTGCAACTGGATGGTCGGTCTCTACCCCGAGCGGGCCCAGCAGGAGGTGTGGGGCGAGAACCCCGACGCGCGGGTGTGCGGAGTGCTCGCCCCCAGTGCCACCAGCCGGGCCGTCGAGGGCGGACTGGTCGTCACCGGACGCTGGGGCTTCGCCTCGGGCAGCCTGCACTCCCAGTGGGCGTGCCTCGGCATGCCCGTCGTGGACGCCTCCGGACAGCAGATCGACCAGGGCTCCGCTCTCATCCCGATGGAGGAGCTGACGATCGAGGACACCTGGTACGTGGCCGGCATGCGGGGCACGGGCAGCAACACCCTCGTCGCCGACGAGGTCTTCGTACCCGCGCACCGCATCCTGTCGGTGACCCAGGGCGTGCAGGGCACCTATGCGACCGAACGCAAGGACGAGGCGCTGTACCGCTCGGCGCTGGTTCCGGTGCTCGCGCTGGTGCTGGCGGGCCCGCAGGTGGGCCTGGCGCAGGCCGGCCTGGATGTGGTCACCGCCTCCCTCGCCAAGGGCAGGGGCATCTCCTACACCTTCTACGAGCGCGCCAGTGAGGCCCCGTCCACGCAGATCCAGCTGGCCGAGGCGGCCCAGCTGATCGACACCGCCCGCCTGCACCTGATGCGGGCCGCGGACGACATCGACAGCTGTGCTGCCCACGGCGAGTACATGCCTTTCGAGACTCGGGCCCGGGTGCGGATGGACACCGGCTACGTGGCCCGCCGCTCCCGTGAGGCCCTCGATCTGCTGCTGAGCATCCAGGGCGCCGGCAGCTTCGCCGAGGCCAATCCGCTGCAGCGGATCTGGCGGGACCAGGAGACGGGCAGCCGGCATGCGGTGATCAACCCGGCCATCGCCGGCGAGTTGTACGGGCGGGCGCTGCTGGGCATCGAGGAGCAGGTCACTCCCCTGATCTGAGCGAATCAGCCGTGATCGTCAGGAGCGTCGGGAAGCACCGTCATGCGAGCCGTCTTCCTCCGGTCGGAGCACGGCGGGGCCCAGCGTCTGCGCGGCCTCCAGGGCGGTCATCAGCTCGGGCAGTCGGTCCGTCAGGTCGTGCCCGAGCAGTTCCTGAGCACGCTTGACCCGGTAGGTGACGGTGTTGCGCGCCACGTGCAGCTGCGTCGCGGCGACCGTCAGGCTCCGCTCGTTGCGCAGGTACAGGCGCAGCGTCCGGCGCAATTGGCCCGCGTGCCGGCTGTCCGCCGCCAGCGCCCCCAGCTCGTCACTCACGAAGCGGCGCAGGGCGGGCAGGTCGGCCGAGACCAGGGCCGCCAGCTCGACATCCGGGTAGTCGACGACCGAGCCCGTGCTGCCGGGATTGAGCTGCATGACTCGGACCGTGTGCTGGGCGTCCTCATGCGACTGGCGGAACCCCGGCAGCCCGTGCCGTACCGAGCCGCAGGCGAAGCGGATGCCTTCCTGGTACGGCAACTCACCCGGCGTGCCGGTCGGGGGCGCGGCGTGCGGTTCTCCCCACGCCGACACAGTGGTCCGGCCGGTGGGGATGACCAGGGTCGACGTGCAGCCGCGCCGGTGCAACAGTTCGGCCGCCGCCCGCTGCAGATCGCCGGCGGCGTCCGCGGTCGGGCTGTCACACCAGGCGATGACGGCGAGATGGCGGCCCTCCAGCCGGTAAGCGAGGAGCTCACTCGCGGCTTCCTGCCGTACCGGTTGACCGCCGAGGATCAAGCGGACGGTCTCCTCGCGGGCTGCGGCGCCGCTGGTGAGCCAGCGGTCGTGCTCGGCCAGGTACTCGGCGGTCATCCGCGAGGAGAACTCGTCGACAAAGCCGAAGAGCAGCTCGGAGACGCGGCGGAACTGCTCCGCGCGTTCGGGCAGCGGAACGATTTCCTGGCACGCGGCCATCAGGGCGTTCGTCAGCGCAGCGTGGGCGACGCGGATGCCGCGCAGCACCTTGTCCAGGCCGAGGCGCCTGCGAGCGAACTCGCGGTCGCCCAGCAGGGATTCCTCCGGGACAACCCGGTCGGCCGCAGGGTCGGCCAGCAGGAGCAGCGCGTACAGCGTCGCGGCTTCGGTCCCCATCCGGAGCGTTTCGTAGGGCGCCGGTCCGCCTCCCAGTCCGGGAACCTCGTGGATGATGACACGGGCCAGCTCGTCACCGACAGCGATGGCCCAGGCCACGGGCTGGGGGCCGAGGCGGTCGGTCGCCTCGGTGATGCTCTGCGCCGAACTGGCGGGAGTACGCGGCGCGTCCCCACGGCCGGGAGCGAGCCGGTAGATCCAGTCGGCGGGACCGGATGTGTGGTGAGCCGTCATGACGCCGCCCTTGCCGTCGTGAGAGCAGCATGCGCTGCTGTGCCTTGCGGAGCTCCTGTGGTGAACGACTCGTCTTGGAGGACAAGCCGTTCTACCGGAGCTCCGCTTCCTGCGTCCGCCCAACCGCGAGATCCACAGCCGACCTTGCGATCAGGCACAACGCCGTAACTTCACGGCCTTGTCCCAAAGGCCGCTGCGGTGCCGAGTGCACAGCCGGCCCCGGCTGCGACACCGTCACCGGCCTCGACTCGCCCATCGCGGGCGTCGACGCGGCCCTGGCGGCCATGAAGTAGCCGCCCAGCGCAAACACGCGGCCCCCGGCATCCCTTCTGGACGCCGGGCCCCTGAGGTGTCAGTCGAGGCCGGGCAGGGTGCGCCGGGTGACCTCATGGGCGTCCTCCGGCGGGACGCCGAGCATGCGCAGGACCATCTCGGCCAGGTCCGAGGCGGCCTCGTCCCCGTCGAGGTCGGGGCGGGCCAGCCGCAGCGCCACGAGGGACATCAGGGTGCCGCCCAAGGCGGACAGGGCGGTGGTCGCGTTGCGGCAGGTGAAGCGGCCCGAGGCGATGCCGTTCTCCAGGTCGCGCAGGGCTCGATGGGCGAGGCCCCGGTCGGTGTGGATCTGGGCCAGACCGCGGTCACGCAGGATCCGCATGAGTTCAGGGTGGGAGTCGGCCATCCGGGCGGTGAGCCGGAAGCCCACGGCGACGAGCTCGGCCGGGTCGTCGATTCCTTGTACGCGCTCGTCGATGACCTGCCCGAACTCGTCCAAGGCGTCTGTCACCGCGGCGTCGAACAGCTCCGTCTTGGACTCGAAGTGGTTGTAGAAGGAGCCGAAACCGACGTCCGCGCGCTCGGCGATGGCCTGGATGCTGGCGCTGGTGTCCCCGGTCTCCGCGAGGATCTGCCGGGCCGCACGGACGAGCGCCTGACGGGTCTCGGCGCGGCGCCGCTCGAAGCGGTTCTTGGGCGGGGCTGACGTCGGCATACGGCGAGTGTAACAACCGTCGCGATCAGTCTGCCATTACTGATGAGATCATCAAATATTTGGGTCCACCCTATTGACGATGGGTAACGGCAAAGTTGATGATTTCCTCATTACAGCAGTGTTGCTTGGAGGACACCATGTCCCACACTCCCGTTAACAGGGCCGCTCCCCAGACGCCCCACCAAGACCTCCACAGTGAGCAGGGCGCCTCGCGCGGAGAGCACCCCGGACGGTCCCGGAATCCCGTGGTCAAGGTGGCCGACCTGGCCTGGCTGGAGTTCGAGAAGCCCGACCTGGACCGGGCCGAGGTCTTCGCCCGTGACTTCGGCTTCGCGATCGCCGCCCGCACCGAGCGCGAGCTGTGGCTGCGCGGCACGTTCGCCGGCTCGCCGTGCATGGTGATCCGCAAGGGGCGTACATCCCGCTTCATCGGCCCGGCGTTCCGCGCGGCCGAACGGGCCGACCTGGACCGGCTGGCCCGCGCCACCGGCAGTACCGTCGGGGACATCGGCGTACCGGGCGGTGGGCAGTCGGTCGCCCTGCTCGATCCCTCGGGCCTGCCGGTCCGGGTCGTGCACTGCGCCGAGCAGCTGCCCGCGCTGCCCGAGCAGGAGCCGCTGATCCTCAACTTCGGTACCGATCACCGTCGTACGAACGCCACCCAGCGTCCGCCCCGTGAGCCGTCCCGTATCCAGCGGCTGGGCCATGTGGTGCTGGAGACACGGGTGTTCGCCCGCACCCTGGACTGGTACCTGGACACCCTCGGGATGATCGTGTCCGACTTCCTGTTCCTGGACGGGCAGCGCGAGCGCGGGCCGACGATGGCGTTCATCCGGTGCGACCAGGGGAGCGTGGCCGTCGATCATCACACGCTGGCCCTGCACCTGGGGCCCGGTACCGGCTACGTCCACTCGGCCTATCAGGTCACCGACCTCGACGCGATCGGCGCCGGTGGGGAGTACCTGGCCGAGCGCGGCTACAAGCGCAGCTGGGGCATCGGCCGGCACATCCAGGGCAGCCAGCTGTTCGACTACTGGCGCGACCCCGACCACTTCATGCTGGAGCACTTCGCCGACGGCGACCTCTTCTCCTGCGACCTGGAGCCCGGCTGGGCACCGATGTCGGCGAGCGGCCTGTCCCAGTGGGGCCCGCCCGTCACCCGCGACTTCCTGGGCACCAGCCCGTCCCCCGCCAAGCTGCGCGAGGTCATGGCGGCCCTGCGCGGCGACAACGAACTCGACCCCGCACGCCTGCTGGGCCTGATGAAAGCGATGAGCTCATGAGCACCAACGTTCTGCGCACCTCCGACGGCTGGTGGGTCGTCCGCGACGAGCGCGCCGTCCGCGTCGAGACCAAGGCGGCCACCACCGCCGAGCTGCTCGCCGACCGGGACGCGGTCCGCGAGGCCGCTGCCTCCGCCGAGAGCGGCACGCCCGTCGACGACCTGGTGGCGCTGCCTCCGGTCACCACCCCGTGCCGGGTGGTCGCCCAGATGGTCAACTACCGTAGCCACGCCAAGGATTCGGGCTTCACCGGCGACATCCCGCCCACCTTCTTCCGCAAGGCGTCCGGCTCGGTCAGCGGCCCCCGTGACGCGATCATCCGCCCCGCGCACGTGAAGTTCCTCGACTACGAGGTGGAACTCGGCCTCGTCATGGGCGCGACCCTGCCCGTGGGCACCGTCGTCGAGGAGCAGGACCTGCCCCGTTACGTCGCCGGCCTTGTCCTGACCAACGACGTCAGCGCCCGCGACGTCCAGCTGACCAAGACCCAGTTCTACGAGAGCAAGTCCTATCCGACCTTCACGCCGACGGGGCCGTACCTGGCCCTGCTGGAGCCCGAGGACTTCGCCCTGCTGCTCAACCTGCGGCTGCGGCTGTCGGTCAACGGCGTGTCGCGCCAGGACCGCACGCTCGCCGACATGATCGTACGGCCCGCGCAGGCGCTCACCCTGCTCGCCCGCTTCCAGACCCTCGACCCGGGCGACCTGCTGCTGACCGG includes:
- a CDS encoding acyl-CoA dehydrogenase family protein; amino-acid sequence: MTTTTSAPQVTAASAAALKESAAALVPLLRENAARTEADRKVAEENIAALSEAELFRLTVPRRLGGHEAGIRTFLEITSELARGCGSTAWVTTLINVCNWMVGLYPERAQQEVWGENPDARVCGVLAPSATSRAVEGGLVVTGRWGFASGSLHSQWACLGMPVVDASGQQIDQGSALIPMEELTIEDTWYVAGMRGTGSNTLVADEVFVPAHRILSVTQGVQGTYATERKDEALYRSALVPVLALVLAGPQVGLAQAGLDVVTASLAKGRGISYTFYERASEAPSTQIQLAEAAQLIDTARLHLMRAADDIDSCAAHGEYMPFETRARVRMDTGYVARRSREALDLLLSIQGAGSFAEANPLQRIWRDQETGSRHAVINPAIAGELYGRALLGIEEQVTPLI
- a CDS encoding fumarylacetoacetate hydrolase family protein, whose amino-acid sequence is MSTNVLRTSDGWWVVRDERAVRVETKAATTAELLADRDAVREAAASAESGTPVDDLVALPPVTTPCRVVAQMVNYRSHAKDSGFTGDIPPTFFRKASGSVSGPRDAIIRPAHVKFLDYEVELGLVMGATLPVGTVVEEQDLPRYVAGLVLTNDVSARDVQLTKTQFYESKSYPTFTPTGPYLALLEPEDFALLLNLRLRLSVNGVSRQDRTLADMIVRPAQALTLLARFQTLDPGDLLLTGTPGGTALKAPPKPIAKISALLSPAVRWKAFFKSQAKNPLYLRDGDLITATIASPDGQIDLGEQRTPVTDAP
- a CDS encoding VOC family protein — translated: MSHTPVNRAAPQTPHQDLHSEQGASRGEHPGRSRNPVVKVADLAWLEFEKPDLDRAEVFARDFGFAIAARTERELWLRGTFAGSPCMVIRKGRTSRFIGPAFRAAERADLDRLARATGSTVGDIGVPGGGQSVALLDPSGLPVRVVHCAEQLPALPEQEPLILNFGTDHRRTNATQRPPREPSRIQRLGHVVLETRVFARTLDWYLDTLGMIVSDFLFLDGQRERGPTMAFIRCDQGSVAVDHHTLALHLGPGTGYVHSAYQVTDLDAIGAGGEYLAERGYKRSWGIGRHIQGSQLFDYWRDPDHFMLEHFADGDLFSCDLEPGWAPMSASGLSQWGPPVTRDFLGTSPSPAKLREVMAALRGDNELDPARLLGLMKAMSS
- a CDS encoding TetR/AcrR family transcriptional regulator is translated as MPTSAPPKNRFERRRAETRQALVRAARQILAETGDTSASIQAIAERADVGFGSFYNHFESKTELFDAAVTDALDEFGQVIDERVQGIDDPAELVAVGFRLTARMADSHPELMRILRDRGLAQIHTDRGLAHRALRDLENGIASGRFTCRNATTALSALGGTLMSLVALRLARPDLDGDEAASDLAEMVLRMLGVPPEDAHEVTRRTLPGLD
- a CDS encoding PucR family transcriptional regulator, whose product is MTAHHTSGPADWIYRLAPGRGDAPRTPASSAQSITEATDRLGPQPVAWAIAVGDELARVIIHEVPGLGGGPAPYETLRMGTEAATLYALLLLADPAADRVVPEESLLGDREFARRRLGLDKVLRGIRVAHAALTNALMAACQEIVPLPERAEQFRRVSELLFGFVDEFSSRMTAEYLAEHDRWLTSGAAAREETVRLILGGQPVRQEAASELLAYRLEGRHLAVIAWCDSPTADAAGDLQRAAAELLHRRGCTSTLVIPTGRTTVSAWGEPHAAPPTGTPGELPYQEGIRFACGSVRHGLPGFRQSHEDAQHTVRVMQLNPGSTGSVVDYPDVELAALVSADLPALRRFVSDELGALAADSRHAGQLRRTLRLYLRNERSLTVAATQLHVARNTVTYRVKRAQELLGHDLTDRLPELMTALEAAQTLGPAVLRPEEDGSHDGASRRS